The Verrucomicrobiota bacterium genome segment GCGTCTCCGGAACCGATCGGGTTGACCGGCTTGATGCGGGCCGCCACGATTCGCCAGACAGCGCGGCCGTCGAACGCCAGCACAGGTTCTTTGCCCGCGGTCACAATCACGCGTTGCGCGCCGCGCTTGGCGAGCGTCTGCATCGCCTGGATCACGGACGCTTCGTTTTCCAGGTCGCGGCCCACGGTCGCGGCGAGTTCGGCGCGGTTCGGTTTCACCACTCCGGGGCGCGCCTTCAAGGCTTCGAGGAGCGGCGCGCCTTGAGCATCCACCACGGACAGCGCGCGGGCTTCATTCGCCAGGCGAGTGCATTGCAAGTACAGGTCAACCTGACCGCCCGCGGCGATCGTTCCCGACATCACCATCGCCTGACACTGTGGAACGCGGCGGCAAACGATGGCCATCAGCTTTTCGAAATCGTCCGGGACGACTGGACCACTTTCTTCCACTAGTTCCGTGACCGTGCCCGTCGATTCATCGAGGAGGGTCACGCACTGGCGAGTTGGCGTGGCGACCTGGACAAAATCCGATTCAATGCCTCGCGTCTCCAACAACGCGCGCAGATACGCCCCGCGGTCGCCGCCAAGAAAGCCGGCCGCGACCGGATGTTCGCCGAGCGCGTGTAACACTTTGGCCACGTTGATCGATTTGCCTGCGGCGCCGTCCAGGGTTTGAACGGCGCGATTCACGGCGTCCAGAGTCAGCTTGCGGAATCTCATGACGCGCTGCACCGCGGGCGTTGTTCCAAGGCAGAGAATCACGGCGTGCGCTGAGGAGTTGGACTTGGCATTGTCAGGTGGCGTGTGTGTCTGCGGGGGAGTCTGCGGATCCAAACGGCCCAGGTCTCCAATCTCAAATTTGAAATTTGAAATTGATCAGGAGAATCACGGGTCAGGCCGAGCGCCTTCTTCTTCCCCTCGAACCGTTTTGAAAAGTGTGATGAAACACTGCGCGGCTTCAGACGCCGAGTTCTTCTCGACCGTGGCGCCGGAGGCGAGCGAGTTGTAGGCGCGCATGAACGGCGCGAAACCGCACCAGGTGGTTTGCACGATGCCAAGGGCGCGGCGCGCAGAGGCCGGATCGCCGCCGGCGCGGATCGCTCGGATGTGCGTCAGTTCCCCCAGCGCCACGTTGGGTTTCCGCCACGGACACGCCACGACATCGAAGCCTTTGCCGGCGAAAAACTGCGGCGTCTCCGGCGCTTTCTCGTAGTGCCAGTCACAAATCACGATGTCCTTTGGAACGCGATCGATGGCGGGAGCCGTGTTATTCTCGCTCGCTTCCCATTTTCCGAGCTTCGTGGACAGGCCATCGATGAACCGGTCTCCCCACATCCACATGCGGCACCCGATTTCTTTGAGGTGCGCGTGGAGCGTTTTGACTTCGCCGGCAAACAGCTCCGCCGCATCCTTGCCGTTGCAGCGCGGGCAATCCGGATCGGCCAGGATGAATACCTCGTCCATGCCGGCGTGGAACGATTTGGCGTCACACGCTTTGGCCAGCTCGTCGATCAAGTCGAACAGCACCTTGTGAACTTCGGGGTGGAGCGGGCAGTAACTGCGGCAATAGATTCCCTGGTTGTCCGGGAACTTGCCCGGGGTTTCGTCGAATTCGGGATGTTTCTCCAACAGCCGCCCGTTGCGTTTCGCCCAGGATTGATGGCCCAGGCAGTTGAGGCCGGGGATCAACTCAATCCCGTTCTCCCGGCAGGCCTTTGCGAGCTGTTGTACCTCCTCCCGTCCGAGCGCGGAGGGATCCGCGAACTCTGGTCGCGACTGAAAGTCAAAGCCGTAGTTGAACTCCAGGATGAGCGTGTTGACTCGCTCTTTGGGCAGCGCAGTCCGGATGAATTCCAGGGCGGCGGGCAGATCACGTTTGGACGGCGCGGATAGGTGAAGGCCGCGGACGGGAACGCGCCGGTCCAAGGGCTGGCTCTGCGGCTCGGAGGCGGCAAGGTTTATCGAGAACCACAGACTTGCCGCAAGAATCTGCAGCACGCTTGCTGGGGGACGGAGGGGATCGATCTTCATTTGTCCGCGTAGATATGATTGACTGCCTCGCTTGTCAACACGGCCCGTCTCAGAGGGCGGCGAAATGGTTGATGACCGGGCCAGCCCTATGGTAATTCCTTTTCCGCACCGCATCAAGACACGGTGCGCGAATTATGGATCCAAACCAACTGCGTTCAAAATTCTGCGGCGTCATCGCTTTTCCCGTGACGCCTTTCAAAACAGACCTGGCGCTCGATATCGAGGGACTCCGCAAGAATCTTCGGCATTTGCTCAAGCATCCCATGTGCGCCGTGGTGGCAGCGGGAGGCACGGGTGAATTGTATTCGTTGACCCCGGCCGAGCATTTGGCCGTGGTCAAGGCGACCGTGGAGGAAACGGGTGGCAAAACGCCGGTCATCGCAGGCGTCGGGTTCGGCCAGCAACTCGCGGTCGAGTTGGCGAAGCAAGCCGCCGCCGCGGGGGCGAGCGGCATTCTGGCTTTTCCGCCTTACTATCCGAACGCGGAGGACGAGGGCTTGTTCGAGTATTACCGCGCGATTGGCGCCGCCACGCGGCTGGGCCTGCTCATTTACAGCCGGGACTGGGCGAACTTTTCTCCGGCCGCCGTCGAACGTCTCGCGCAGATTCCCACCCTGATCGCCTGGAAGGACGGCCAGGGGGACATCCGGCGCTACCAGATGATCAAACAACGCCTCGGGGACAAATTGTATTGGATCGGCGGCGCGGGGGACGATCTAGTTCCGGGCTACTACTCCATCGGCATTCGCACCTACACGTCGAGCATCGCAAACGTTGCGCCCCGGCTCTCGTTCATGCTTCACGAACGCGCGTCCGCGAATGACGCGTCCGGTTTGGCGAAATTGATGTCCGACTACGTCGTTCCGCTCTACGCCCTGCGCGCCCGCCGCAAGGGCTACGAAGTCTCGGTGATGAAGGCCATGATGGACGTGATGGGCCTTGCGGGCGGTCCAGTGCGCCCGCCGTTGCCGAATGTGCGACCGGAAGAGACCCAGGAATTACGCTCGATGGTGGAGTGCTGGAAGGCGGTGCTTTGAGGGAGCTTTGCCGGCTGACCGGACGGATTCAGCCGGCAGCCACATCGAGACGATCAGCCCGCGCCCGCGTCTTCCATCTTGCAGGTGCTTGGCCTGGTGGTAGGAGCTGGATTCGAACCAGCGTAGGCGTAAGCCAGCAGATTACAGTCTGCTGTAATATTACTTCATCAAGTACTTACATGTTCGTGGTTACTTTATGGTTGACTTATATGCATCGGTTTTGGCTAAATCGCGTCCACAACAGCACGCAAGAGAAAGGACGCGAATATGGCAAAACACCGAACCGGCCACCTGTTCAAACGCGGGGACACCTTCTACGTCCGCTGGTCTGTCGAAGGAAAGGTATTCTCTAAGGCTCTGCGGGACGAGCATGGAAATCCGATCACAACCAAGCGTGATGCGGAAGAAGCCCAAGCGAAACTCATGGCGCCGTTCGCCGTCGCCGACGAAGCGGCCGCGCTTGAATCCGTAGCGTCGAAGCTCGAAGGTCGCAAGGCCGAACTCGCCAGGCTCGAAGACGAACTGAATCCCCCGCTGCCGATTGCGAAGTCGTGGCTGGAATACCTGGCCGCTGCCAATCGCCCCGATACCGGTGAATCAACGCTGCGGCAGTATGAATTCCAGTTCTCCCAATTCGCCCGGTGGATGAAGGAAAAACACTCGGAAACCACGGCGCTTCGCGAGGTGTCCAAAGCGATCGCCGAAAAATACGCCGCGCACTTGAATCACGACCGGCTCAGTCCGAACACCTTCAACAAGCACCTGAACCTTCTCACCCTCGTCTTTCGCGTTCTGCGCGACAAGGCCAGGTTGGTCAACAACCCTTGGGAAGACATCCAACGAAAGCGGATCGCGACCCAGAGCCGGCGGGAATTGACGATGGACGAGCTTCACAGAATCTGCCAATCCGCGACCGGCGAATTGCGCGTGCTGTTCGCCCTAGGTGTCTATACCGGGTTGCGCCTGGGAGATTGCGCAACTCTCCGGTGGGCGGAAGTCGATCTGACTCGCGGCTTCATTCGCCGCATCCCGAACAAGACCGCTCGCCGGAATGCCAAGCCGGTCATCGTTCCCATTGATCCGATCCTGCGCGGCATGCTCGCTGAGGCTCCCGCCGAGCGACGAGCCGATTACGTCTTGCCGGAAACCGCCGAGCTTTACAGTCGCCGGACTGACTTAGTGACGGACTTGGTTCAACGCCATTTCCAGGCGTGCGGTATCAAACCGCACAAGCCCGGTACGGGCAAGGACGGCAAGCGCGCTGTTGTCGAAGTTGGATTCCACTCGTTGCGTCACACCTTTGTTTCCCTGTGCCGTGAGAGCAACGCGCCGCTGGCCGTGGTGGAATCCATCGTCGGCCACAGCAATCCGGCCATGACCCGGCATTACACGCACGTCGGCGAATTGGCCGCTGGCCGGGCCGTGGCTGCGCTGCCCTCCGTGATTGGTGAACCAAAACAGCAACGCAATGGAGAAGACAACATCTTCCACGAAATCCAACGCCTCGCGAAGAGCATAACCGGTACGAACTGGAAAGAGAAGAAAGCCACGTTGCTGGCCTTGCTCTCCGATCAAGCCGCAAGAGGCGCTTCGGTCAGGGCCTGACTCGGCGGCGCTAAAATCGCTCCGTTGACACCCTACTCCAATGGCGTATGTTTCCCCTCCGTGGTCTTTGTCGAACTGCCAGCTTTCACGCGACGGCTGTTCGATTTGCTCGATGACGAATCGTATTTGGATTTGCAGATTCAACTCGCCTCGCGCCCGGAGGCCGGAAAACTCATTCCGGGTGGCAAAGGACTCCGCAAAGTCCGCTGGGCGGCTAAGGGACATGGCAAGCGCGGCGGAGCGCGGGTGATCTACTTTTGGCGTACGACCCAGGGCCAGATCATCCTGGCTCGCCTCTACGCGAAAAACGAGCGCGAAGACCTCAGTCTGGCTGAATTGAGAACTGTTATCCGTGAGATTGGCCTATGACAAAGAGACTGATTCAACAGATTCACCGTGAGATCGCCGCCATCCAGAGCGGGAAAGTCGCTCCGGCCCGCGTGTGGGACGTGCGGCCCGATGGCAAAGGCGGCTTCACACGCCGTGCGCTTGATCCCCAAGCGTACCGCCGCGCGCAAGAATCCGCTTGGGAGAAAAGCATCGCTGCCACTCGCGAAAAGCTTGGCCTCTCGCAGCCTAAGTTCGCCAGGCTGCTCGGAATCAGCGTCCGCACGCTGCACCATTGGGAGCAAGGCACGCGCACACCCAGCGGGGCCGCGCGAGTGCTGTTGCGTGTGGCGGCTCGCCATCCCGAAGTAGTGTTGGAAGCGGCAGCGTGAGAGCGCCAACGAAACGCCTCGCATGAAAGACCCCGCTTTGAACCCGGTGCATCCAGGAGAAATCCTGTTGGAAGATTTTCTGAAGCCGATGGACATCTCACAGTACCGGCTCGCCAAGGACATCCACGTTCCCTTGCGCCGGATCAATGAAATTGCTTTAGGGCGGCGCGGCATCTCGGCGGACACCGCGTTGCGCCTGGCCCGGTATTTCAACACCACGGCGCAATTCTGGCTCAATCTGCAATCGCGCTACGAACTCGACACGGCGCGGCTCGCCAGCGCACAGGCCATCGCGAAGACGATCCAACCGGTTGCTCGACTCGCGGAAGTGGCGTGACCGAATGACGATCCTGACCGCCGCCCGAAACTTGGATACGCGCCAGCCCGATCAGCCGACGAAACCTTGTCGGCGCGGAGCCTTCAGCGGCGCTGCGGCAGGCAAGCTCTGAAGGCGCTTTATGCACACGATTATCTTCGGCAAAGACGCGGAATACCTTCGTGATGGGTTGGCAGCCAGACCTGGTGGACATCTGATTCTAAAGGACGGCACACGCTACACATTCGACGTGATCGAAATTCCGTGGAACCTCGACGCACCGGACAGGAACAACAACTTGATCGAGGTGCAAAGACTGGCCTACGGCGCTGGGAAATGGATGTTGAGCACCGAATCGTTGTTCGAATCGCTGGAAAAGATTCAGTTCGACGCCTGGAACAAGCTGGACGAGATCCGATCCGGGCAACAACTTCCGCGAATCTCTCGGAGGGACTTCCAAGCAGTGGTCTTGGAATCACCAAGTCTTTGTTTCCTACAACGATCGCCGCCGGAAATGGAGA includes the following:
- a CDS encoding hexose kinase, with protein sequence MILCLGTTPAVQRVMRFRKLTLDAVNRAVQTLDGAAGKSINVAKVLHALGEHPVAAGFLGGDRGAYLRALLETRGIESDFVQVATPTRQCVTLLDESTGTVTELVEESGPVVPDDFEKLMAIVCRRVPQCQAMVMSGTIAAGGQVDLYLQCTRLANEARALSVVDAQGAPLLEALKARPGVVKPNRAELAATVGRDLENEASVIQAMQTLAKRGAQRVIVTAGKEPVLAFDGRAVWRIVAARIKPVNPIGSGDAFTAGLVWRLLRGDDLGEACRWASAAGAANALTLLAGEVNGQDVERLVREVIVEPV
- a CDS encoding glycoside hydrolase, which gives rise to MRCGKGITIGLARSSTISPPSETGRVDKRGSQSYLRGQMKIDPLRPPASVLQILAASLWFSINLAASEPQSQPLDRRVPVRGLHLSAPSKRDLPAALEFIRTALPKERVNTLILEFNYGFDFQSRPEFADPSALGREEVQQLAKACRENGIELIPGLNCLGHQSWAKRNGRLLEKHPEFDETPGKFPDNQGIYCRSYCPLHPEVHKVLFDLIDELAKACDAKSFHAGMDEVFILADPDCPRCNGKDAAELFAGEVKTLHAHLKEIGCRMWMWGDRFIDGLSTKLGKWEASENNTAPAIDRVPKDIVICDWHYEKAPETPQFFAGKGFDVVACPWRKPNVALGELTHIRAIRAGGDPASARRALGIVQTTWCGFAPFMRAYNSLASGATVEKNSASEAAQCFITLFKTVRGEEEGARPDP
- a CDS encoding 5-dehydro-4-deoxyglucarate dehydratase, translating into MDPNQLRSKFCGVIAFPVTPFKTDLALDIEGLRKNLRHLLKHPMCAVVAAGGTGELYSLTPAEHLAVVKATVEETGGKTPVIAGVGFGQQLAVELAKQAAAAGASGILAFPPYYPNAEDEGLFEYYRAIGAATRLGLLIYSRDWANFSPAAVERLAQIPTLIAWKDGQGDIRRYQMIKQRLGDKLYWIGGAGDDLVPGYYSIGIRTYTSSIANVAPRLSFMLHERASANDASGLAKLMSDYVVPLYALRARRKGYEVSVMKAMMDVMGLAGGPVRPPLPNVRPEETQELRSMVECWKAVL
- a CDS encoding type II toxin-antitoxin system RelE/ParE family toxin, producing the protein MVFVELPAFTRRLFDLLDDESYLDLQIQLASRPEAGKLIPGGKGLRKVRWAAKGHGKRGGARVIYFWRTTQGQIILARLYAKNEREDLSLAELRTVIREIGL
- a CDS encoding helix-turn-helix domain-containing protein, producing the protein MTKRLIQQIHREIAAIQSGKVAPARVWDVRPDGKGGFTRRALDPQAYRRAQESAWEKSIAATREKLGLSQPKFARLLGISVRTLHHWEQGTRTPSGAARVLLRVAARHPEVVLEAAA
- a CDS encoding HigA family addiction module antidote protein, encoding MKDPALNPVHPGEILLEDFLKPMDISQYRLAKDIHVPLRRINEIALGRRGISADTALRLARYFNTTAQFWLNLQSRYELDTARLASAQAIAKTIQPVARLAEVA